From Pusillibacter faecalis, one genomic window encodes:
- a CDS encoding metal-dependent transcriptional regulator, with protein MALHQSGEDYLEAILLLQKEKEMVRSVDVARHMGVSKPSVCHAVNSLKDGGFLVMDEDRFLHLTDVGRDVAEKTYEKHCFFTHLLIDAGVEPKTAEQDACRMEHAISDNSFQKMKAGLQNK; from the coding sequence TTGGCGTTGCACCAGTCCGGCGAGGACTACCTGGAGGCCATATTACTGCTTCAAAAGGAAAAAGAAATGGTGCGCTCCGTGGATGTGGCCCGGCACATGGGGGTATCTAAACCAAGCGTGTGCCATGCAGTCAATAGCCTGAAAGATGGAGGCTTCCTCGTGATGGACGAGGATCGCTTTCTCCACTTGACAGATGTGGGGCGAGATGTTGCTGAAAAGACCTATGAGAAGCACTGCTTTTTCACCCACCTGCTGATAGACGCAGGCGTAGAGCCCAAGACCGCCGAGCAGGACGCTTGCCGCATGGAGCACGCTATCAGCGACAACAGTTTTCAGAAAATGAAGGCGGGGTTACAGAACAAGTAA
- a CDS encoding nickel ABC transporter substrate-binding protein translates to MKKRLLSLALCGALLCGALAGCGGNETPSTSQESSPSQTAEEPKILTTAVSAELNTLYPLNMDVQNNIGTKLCYEGLVNYENGEIVPCLAESWEFSDDGKALTFHLKEGVTFHDGTPFNAEAVKTDFEFAHPNPNFSNISAAAKLESIEVVDEYTVTFRYPNAYFAYLMDFCYPETMVLVSPAVLEEGNYQSMNGVVGTGPYVYEEIVDGDYVRFVRNENYWGEQPYYDEVIVKYIPDASARLQALQSGEIDLIYGSALLTWDDYQQATSLPNIAGAVAESDSKTRNLVLNASGVLSDLKVREAVAYAIDKETLSEGLTYGEETPADHLFPDGIPYTDVELNVVRTYDPEKANALLDEAGWVLNESTGIREKDGQALSLKYTYDSGDALNKSLATAVKSQLAAVGINVETEGQEMMTWWQEGVAGNYDLIMWNTEQPYTSPHNYFIPMLSRSPHVPSLPAVEGSDEFLALIEEFQTTDDSARVQEIFDELLNFDNDNVLDLPLLFVKDMIVYNTDKIAGYDFSSTPMFFDVRLIQPAE, encoded by the coding sequence ATGAAAAAGAGACTTCTATCTCTTGCCCTTTGTGGCGCACTGCTCTGCGGCGCACTGGCAGGCTGCGGTGGAAATGAGACGCCCTCCACCTCGCAGGAATCATCCCCCAGCCAGACGGCGGAGGAGCCCAAGATCCTGACCACTGCGGTCAGCGCGGAGCTGAACACCCTCTACCCCCTCAACATGGATGTGCAGAACAACATCGGCACAAAACTCTGCTATGAAGGCCTTGTTAACTATGAGAATGGGGAGATCGTCCCCTGCCTGGCGGAAAGCTGGGAGTTTTCCGATGACGGAAAGGCTTTGACTTTTCATCTGAAGGAAGGGGTCACCTTCCACGATGGAACGCCGTTCAATGCGGAGGCGGTCAAGACAGACTTTGAGTTTGCACATCCCAATCCCAATTTCAGCAATATCTCCGCCGCGGCCAAGTTGGAGAGCATTGAGGTCGTGGACGAGTACACGGTGACATTCCGTTATCCCAATGCCTACTTCGCCTACCTGATGGACTTCTGCTATCCGGAAACCATGGTTCTGGTATCTCCCGCCGTGCTGGAGGAGGGGAACTACCAGTCCATGAATGGCGTGGTAGGCACCGGCCCCTATGTGTATGAAGAAATCGTGGACGGCGACTATGTCCGCTTTGTCCGCAACGAGAACTACTGGGGAGAACAGCCCTACTATGATGAGGTCATTGTCAAGTACATTCCCGACGCCTCCGCACGGCTTCAGGCGCTCCAGAGCGGTGAGATCGACCTGATCTACGGCAGCGCGCTTCTGACCTGGGACGACTACCAGCAGGCTACCTCCCTCCCCAATATCGCTGGCGCGGTGGCGGAGAGCGACTCAAAGACCCGCAATCTGGTACTCAATGCCTCTGGTGTTCTGTCCGACTTGAAGGTGCGCGAGGCCGTGGCCTACGCCATCGACAAGGAGACCCTCTCCGAAGGGCTGACCTACGGCGAGGAAACTCCCGCCGACCACTTGTTCCCCGACGGCATCCCCTATACGGATGTGGAGCTGAATGTGGTCCGTACCTATGACCCTGAAAAAGCCAACGCGCTTCTGGATGAAGCCGGGTGGGTACTGAATGAGTCCACCGGCATCCGGGAAAAGGATGGGCAGGCGCTGTCCCTGAAATACACCTATGACTCCGGGGACGCTCTGAACAAGTCTCTGGCCACAGCAGTCAAGAGCCAACTGGCGGCGGTAGGTATCAATGTGGAGACGGAAGGCCAGGAGATGATGACTTGGTGGCAGGAGGGTGTTGCCGGCAACTACGACCTCATCATGTGGAACACCGAGCAGCCCTATACCAGCCCCCACAACTACTTCATTCCCATGCTGTCCCGTTCTCCCCATGTGCCCAGCCTCCCCGCTGTGGAAGGCAGCGACGAGTTCCTGGCTCTGATTGAGGAGTTCCAGACTACGGATGACAGCGCCAGGGTCCAGGAGATTTTCGATGAACTGCTAAACTTCGACAACGACAATGTGCTGGATCTGCCCCTGCTGTTCGTCAAGGATATGATTGTTTACAATACGGACAAAATCGCAGGCTATGATTTTTCCAGCACGCCCATGTTCTTTGATGTGCGGCTGATTCAACCTGCGGAGTAA
- a CDS encoding transposase — MKRPGKPRGQHYLAHQTVDTDCGVILDVTVTPGDVYDSVPYLEQIERIHRSILPIQAATADAAYDFPLAHQALKELEIQFFVRPQAVHDRTNVELKREAFQYDESLDAYVCPNGKLLRLNTLHRSASGLYWLYLADKQDCQRCPLRKKCLSQQDKRGARKLEHSYFTAQRKRNLSRLSDPIYREALKKRQIWCEGTFAAQKRGHNLTQILRRGLEAAEDHCLLSATALNLKRMIWAMK, encoded by the coding sequence ATGAAACGTCCGGGGAAGCCACGCGGGCAACATTACCTCGCTCATCAGACGGTAGATACGGACTGCGGCGTGATCTTGGATGTAACGGTAACACCCGGCGATGTCTATGACTCTGTGCCCTACCTGGAGCAAATTGAGCGGATCCACAGGAGTATCCTGCCTATCCAGGCCGCGACGGCGGATGCCGCCTATGACTTCCCGCTGGCCCATCAGGCGCTGAAGGAGTTGGAGATCCAATTTTTCGTCCGTCCACAGGCAGTTCACGACCGCACCAATGTGGAACTGAAACGGGAGGCATTTCAATATGATGAGAGTTTGGATGCCTATGTCTGTCCCAACGGCAAGTTGCTGCGCCTGAATACGCTCCACCGCAGTGCCAGCGGGCTGTACTGGCTGTATCTGGCGGACAAACAGGATTGCCAACGCTGTCCTCTGCGCAAAAAATGCCTGAGCCAGCAGGACAAGCGGGGCGCGCGGAAGTTGGAGCACAGTTATTTTACGGCGCAGCGGAAGCGGAATTTATCGCGCCTGAGCGATCCGATCTACCGGGAAGCCCTCAAGAAGCGGCAGATCTGGTGTGAGGGCACCTTTGCCGCTCAAAAGAGAGGTCACAATTTAACGCAGATATTGCGGCGAGGTTTAGAGGCAGCGGAGGATCATTGCCTCCTTTCAGCGACCGCTTTGAACCTGAAACGGATGATATGGGCCATGAAATGA
- a CDS encoding transposase: MQLKFHTVTIEDLMPQDHFLRRLEAALDLSFVRVETAHLYSRRYGRPPIDPVVLVKYLLVGFLYGIPSERQIEQRIQTDVALRWYLGLDLFDRVPDHSTISQLRRRKPSFRKIFRRLFEEVVGQCVAKGLASGRLVGTDSTHVKANASWASEELVELPESPGVYWERLDTYEEEGLEELERRTGKRRKKRVKQIKKRSASDQEVGQSDRPGIRTYETSGEATRATLPRSSDGRYGLRRDLGCNGNTRRCL, encoded by the coding sequence ATGCAACTCAAATTCCACACAGTGACCATCGAGGATCTCATGCCTCAGGATCACTTCCTGCGGCGGCTGGAGGCCGCTTTGGATCTCTCTTTCGTGCGCGTGGAAACCGCTCACCTGTACAGCCGGCGGTATGGGCGTCCGCCCATCGACCCGGTGGTGCTGGTGAAATACCTCCTGGTGGGCTTTCTGTACGGCATCCCCTCGGAGCGTCAGATCGAGCAGCGGATCCAGACGGATGTAGCCCTGCGCTGGTATCTGGGCCTGGATCTGTTTGACCGGGTGCCGGATCACAGCACCATCTCCCAACTGCGGCGGCGAAAGCCGAGTTTTCGGAAGATCTTCCGGCGGCTGTTTGAGGAGGTGGTGGGGCAGTGCGTCGCCAAGGGTCTGGCTAGTGGACGGCTGGTCGGAACAGATTCCACCCATGTGAAGGCCAACGCATCCTGGGCATCAGAGGAACTGGTGGAGTTGCCGGAGAGTCCCGGAGTATACTGGGAACGGTTGGACACCTATGAGGAAGAGGGTCTGGAGGAATTGGAACGCCGGACAGGAAAACGGCGAAAGAAGCGGGTCAAACAGATCAAAAAAAGATCGGCGTCAGACCAGGAAGTGGGTCAGTCGGACAGACCCGGAATCCGGACATATGAAACGTCCGGGGAAGCCACGCGGGCAACATTACCTCGCTCATCAGACGGTAGATACGGACTGCGGCGTGATCTTGGATGTAACGGTAACACCCGGCGATGTCTATGA
- a CDS encoding ABC transporter ATP-binding protein, whose product MSNAKSKQAKPKTGLARCMELASDRKSLVFLAAVLSSLAAIASFIPYIAIYFMIRSIIGVFPNLDQLDMGMVMNYGWLALTGIVANILLYFLAIFSSHMAAFGTLYELKVLFADHITKIPLGYHLTIGSGRLRKIMDENIESVEGFIAHQFPDFVASITAPIVMVIILLAVDWRFGLASLVGIILAFIAEFIGFGSREMKENMGKYQKALEEMNNASVEYVRGMSVVKAFNQTASSFKKLKEAITGYTEWVLKFSLGWQNCMPAFTTIINNVYLILVPVGILIGTRTDDFAGFAMTFIFYLLFIPAISGVLNKIMYISESFMQINGNVARMDEILNIPEMPETAHPKKPVGDDVVFHDVSFSYTGDNSEKALENVSFSAKQGQITAIVGPSGGGKSTIANLISRFWDVSSGSITIGGVDVRDVAEDDLMRQVSFVFQDIFLFKQSVLDNIRMGNPSASEEQVIAAAKAAQCHEFISKLPDGYHTVVGSKGIHLSGGERQRIAIARAIIKDAPIIVLDEATAFSDPENEYLIQKAFEKLMQDKTVIIIAHRLSTIRNADKIIVVEKGHLIEEGNHDELVATGGRYAQMWNHYTEAIGWKISGKVV is encoded by the coding sequence ATGTCAAATGCAAAGTCGAAACAGGCAAAGCCAAAGACGGGTTTGGCACGATGTATGGAATTGGCTTCTGACAGAAAGAGCCTTGTATTTTTAGCTGCGGTTCTTTCGTCACTGGCGGCCATTGCTTCGTTCATCCCGTACATAGCGATTTATTTCATGATCCGCTCAATTATCGGTGTTTTCCCGAATCTTGACCAGTTGGATATGGGAATGGTCATGAATTATGGCTGGTTGGCGCTTACCGGAATCGTGGCGAATATCCTGTTGTATTTTCTGGCTATTTTCAGCTCTCACATGGCGGCATTTGGAACACTGTACGAGCTGAAAGTTCTCTTTGCAGACCATATTACCAAAATCCCACTTGGGTATCACTTGACAATTGGTAGCGGCCGCCTACGCAAGATCATGGATGAAAATATTGAAAGCGTGGAGGGTTTTATTGCTCACCAGTTTCCTGACTTTGTTGCTTCTATTACCGCCCCTATTGTCATGGTTATCATCCTGCTGGCTGTTGACTGGCGGTTCGGTCTTGCATCTCTGGTCGGTATCATTCTGGCGTTTATTGCGGAGTTCATTGGCTTTGGTAGCCGCGAGATGAAAGAGAACATGGGCAAGTATCAAAAAGCCCTGGAGGAAATGAACAACGCTTCTGTGGAGTATGTCCGGGGAATGTCGGTTGTAAAGGCGTTCAACCAGACGGCATCTTCGTTCAAAAAACTCAAAGAGGCAATCACCGGCTATACGGAATGGGTTCTCAAGTTTTCCCTGGGCTGGCAGAATTGTATGCCTGCCTTTACCACAATCATCAATAATGTTTACCTGATCCTTGTCCCTGTGGGCATCCTGATTGGCACCAGAACAGATGATTTTGCCGGATTTGCGATGACCTTTATCTTTTATCTGCTTTTTATACCAGCAATTTCCGGTGTGCTGAACAAAATCATGTATATTTCAGAGTCGTTCATGCAGATCAACGGGAATGTGGCCAGGATGGACGAGATATTGAACATTCCAGAAATGCCGGAAACGGCTCATCCTAAGAAACCTGTCGGAGACGATGTTGTTTTCCATGATGTCAGCTTTTCCTACACTGGGGATAATTCCGAGAAAGCACTGGAAAATGTATCTTTTTCAGCAAAGCAGGGACAGATCACAGCCATTGTCGGCCCGTCCGGCGGCGGCAAGAGTACGATTGCCAATCTGATTTCCCGCTTTTGGGATGTGTCCTCTGGCAGCATTACCATTGGCGGTGTAGATGTGCGTGATGTGGCAGAAGACGATCTGATGCGCCAAGTCAGCTTTGTGTTTCAGGATATTTTCCTGTTCAAGCAGAGCGTCTTGGATAATATCCGTATGGGCAACCCTTCGGCCAGTGAGGAACAAGTAATCGCAGCGGCGAAAGCGGCGCAATGCCACGAGTTTATCTCCAAACTGCCGGATGGGTATCATACAGTGGTTGGCTCCAAAGGTATCCATCTCTCTGGCGGTGAGCGTCAGCGGATTGCGATTGCGCGGGCTATCATCAAAGATGCTCCCATTATCGTGTTGGATGAGGCAACGGCCTTCAGCGACCCGGAGAATGAATACCTAATCCAGAAAGCATTTGAAAAGCTGATGCAGGATAAGACAGTTATTATCATCGCACACCGCCTCTCCACGATCCGCAATGCGGATAAGATTATCGTCGTGGAAAAAGGCCATCTCATTGAAGAAGGAAATCATGACGAGCTGGTGGCTACAGGCGGGCGCTATGCACAGATGTGGAACCACTATACAGAAGCGATTGGCTGGAAAATCAGCGGAAAGGTGGTGTAA
- a CDS encoding MptD family putative ECF transporter S component — protein sequence MSEPVKSRGMSGKDVITVGIFSAIYFVINFAFMLLGGLHPLLWILMPGFIALFTGIPYLMMCAKVQKVGSVLLMGLITGLIYYVTGQFTVVILVSFVLACGLAEITRVITHYRSMAGNLVSFVLFSVGMVGSPLPIWLMREDFLRQITEQGMPADYVNTLAALSSNGMLIVLFLAPVVGAIIGGILARAMFRKHFEKAGLV from the coding sequence ATGTCTGAACCAGTCAAGAGCCGCGGGATGAGCGGCAAAGATGTCATTACCGTGGGGATTTTCTCCGCCATTTACTTTGTCATCAACTTTGCCTTTATGCTTCTGGGCGGGCTGCACCCGCTGCTTTGGATCTTGATGCCGGGCTTTATCGCTCTGTTTACCGGCATTCCATATCTCATGATGTGCGCCAAGGTGCAGAAGGTGGGCTCCGTCCTGTTGATGGGGCTCATCACGGGCCTCATTTACTATGTCACCGGGCAATTCACCGTCGTGATCCTGGTATCCTTCGTTCTGGCCTGCGGCTTGGCTGAAATTACCCGTGTCATCACCCACTACCGGAGCATGGCCGGCAACCTGGTATCCTTTGTGCTGTTCTCTGTGGGCATGGTGGGCTCTCCGCTCCCGATCTGGCTGATGCGGGAAGACTTCCTGCGGCAGATCACAGAACAGGGGATGCCGGCGGACTATGTGAATACTCTGGCGGCCCTTTCCTCCAATGGGATGCTGATTGTTCTGTTCCTGGCCCCTGTTGTGGGCGCAATCATTGGCGGCATCCTTGCCCGCGCCATGTTCCGCAAGCACTTTGAAAAGGCTGGCCTGGTGTAA
- a CDS encoding ABC transporter ATP-binding protein, with translation MSRLQKALFLSDKGYTDLKKAIFACTLTNLAMLLPFCVTVMIFSEILTPFVSGGSIQWNHIWMLWGAGIISAILVFLAAKNDYRKTYIASYKESNTTRLRIAEHLRKLPMNFFNTKDLSELTTNMMADCSSMESLLSSTIPPLIANGITVTLTCILLAFFDWRLALCVFITVPIAFLIIWLSRNQQKKLFEKQVDAKLAASDQVQEYLEGMKIIKSCGLSGSHFSALDKALVAMKKIAIKVEMAVGVFMSSASMILQAGIGITIFVGAILLTNGQIELLPLLMFLLMVTRIYGPILSILANLSSLLNLNVVTSRMRTLFTTPAMNGNEKTVPNCDIELSHVTFAYNREDVIKDVSCKIPQGSVTALVGPSGSGKSTISKLIARFWDVQQGKITVGGKDIKSMEPESLMSYMSFVFQDVTLFNDTVMNNIRLGNPNATDDQVIAAAKAAYCDEFVREMPDGYQTVLGENGSTLSGGERQRISIARALLKNAPIILLDEATASLDPENEILVQKAIAKLVEGKTVIMIAHRLRTVVDSDQILVLDNGRLVEHGTHDALMKKNGLYHKLFHIQQESLGWTV, from the coding sequence ATGAGCAGATTACAAAAAGCTCTCTTTTTGTCAGACAAGGGTTACACAGATCTGAAAAAAGCAATCTTCGCCTGCACATTGACGAACCTCGCTATGCTTCTGCCGTTCTGTGTAACTGTTATGATCTTCAGTGAAATCCTGACGCCCTTTGTCAGTGGTGGCTCCATCCAGTGGAACCATATCTGGATGCTGTGGGGCGCGGGTATTATTTCGGCCATCCTGGTATTTCTGGCCGCCAAAAACGATTACCGCAAAACCTATATTGCCTCGTATAAGGAGTCAAACACGACACGGCTGCGGATTGCGGAGCATCTTCGGAAACTCCCTATGAATTTCTTTAACACCAAGGACCTTTCCGAACTGACCACGAATATGATGGCAGATTGCAGCAGCATGGAGTCCCTGCTCAGTAGCACGATTCCTCCGCTGATTGCAAACGGTATTACGGTGACCCTAACCTGCATCCTGCTGGCCTTCTTTGATTGGCGGCTTGCTCTGTGCGTATTCATCACGGTTCCGATTGCCTTCCTCATTATCTGGCTCAGCCGGAACCAGCAAAAGAAACTGTTTGAAAAGCAGGTTGACGCAAAGCTGGCTGCTTCTGACCAGGTACAGGAATACCTGGAAGGCATGAAGATCATCAAGTCCTGCGGGCTGTCCGGCTCTCATTTCAGCGCGTTGGATAAAGCTCTAGTGGCGATGAAAAAAATCGCCATCAAGGTAGAAATGGCTGTCGGCGTGTTCATGTCCAGTGCCAGTATGATTTTGCAGGCAGGCATTGGTATCACAATCTTTGTCGGCGCTATCCTTTTGACGAATGGGCAGATTGAGCTTCTTCCGCTGCTTATGTTCCTTCTGATGGTAACACGGATTTACGGCCCAATCTTGTCAATCTTGGCAAATCTTTCCTCATTACTGAATTTGAATGTGGTCACAAGCCGTATGCGTACCCTGTTCACTACTCCCGCAATGAACGGCAACGAGAAAACGGTCCCGAACTGCGACATTGAGCTATCCCATGTGACCTTTGCCTACAATCGGGAAGATGTCATTAAAGATGTTTCCTGCAAAATCCCCCAGGGGAGCGTGACTGCCCTCGTTGGCCCGTCCGGTTCCGGTAAAAGCACGATTTCCAAACTGATTGCCCGGTTTTGGGATGTCCAGCAGGGCAAGATCACCGTGGGAGGAAAAGACATCAAGAGTATGGAGCCGGAAAGCCTCATGTCTTATATGTCATTCGTGTTCCAGGATGTGACCCTGTTCAATGATACGGTTATGAATAATATCCGTCTTGGCAATCCAAACGCAACAGACGATCAGGTAATTGCTGCTGCCAAAGCCGCCTATTGTGATGAATTTGTCCGGGAGATGCCGGACGGGTATCAGACGGTCCTCGGTGAAAATGGCAGTACGCTTTCCGGTGGTGAGCGCCAGCGTATTTCCATCGCCCGCGCCTTGCTGAAAAATGCGCCCATTATTCTGCTTGACGAAGCAACAGCATCCCTTGACCCGGAGAATGAAATTCTGGTTCAAAAGGCGATTGCCAAACTGGTGGAAGGCAAGACGGTTATTATGATCGCCCACCGCCTCCGTACAGTTGTAGACTCGGATCAGATCCTCGTTCTTGACAATGGCCGACTGGTAGAACATGGGACACACGATGCGCTGATGAAAAAGAACGGATTGTACCACAAGCTGTTCCATATTCAGCAGGAAAGCCTTGGCTGGACAGTATAA
- a CDS encoding helix-turn-helix domain-containing protein, translated as MGRTDFNPEWYGAQAKVLTSNEDQMVVDYGCNGRGIVKSYKLFDGIQLCFLDFETDESMKAQKFNPDIIQVTHCQTGRYECEFTNHTVAYLPKGYFSIAATAYLPASFSFPLGKYYGVSLVIDRQALSEETRRIMQTIPINLDKIGATLGLETRWYVSDTPPQLQHLFLELYTAVEAETTGYFKIKALELLYHMEQLTRVNGCDSKYFDKKQIQATKVIREYLISHLDEKVSLEQLAKEVHLNLSVFHLIFSHIYGDTPYAYLKKYKMNLAAQWLSENKMKIGDIALELGYSNASKFAKAFQSVYGILPKDYRKNS; from the coding sequence ATGGGGAGGACCGATTTTAATCCAGAATGGTACGGCGCACAGGCGAAAGTGCTGACGAGCAATGAAGATCAGATGGTTGTAGATTATGGCTGTAATGGTCGTGGTATCGTTAAAAGTTATAAATTGTTTGATGGCATACAACTTTGCTTTCTCGATTTTGAAACAGATGAATCTATGAAAGCCCAGAAGTTCAACCCAGATATTATCCAGGTTACTCACTGCCAGACCGGACGGTACGAATGTGAATTTACCAATCATACTGTGGCATATTTACCGAAGGGCTATTTTAGCATTGCAGCAACAGCGTATTTACCGGCTTCATTTTCTTTTCCCTTGGGGAAGTATTATGGCGTCAGTCTTGTCATAGACCGTCAGGCGCTTTCGGAGGAAACACGCCGGATCATGCAGACAATTCCCATCAACCTTGATAAAATAGGCGCAACACTTGGACTTGAAACACGATGGTATGTCAGCGATACTCCACCACAATTGCAACACTTGTTTTTAGAATTATATACAGCCGTCGAAGCGGAGACAACCGGCTATTTTAAAATTAAGGCCCTGGAACTGCTGTACCACATGGAACAGCTTACCCGGGTTAACGGGTGCGACTCAAAGTATTTTGATAAGAAGCAGATACAAGCGACAAAAGTGATCCGGGAATATCTCATTTCCCATCTGGATGAAAAAGTTTCTCTGGAGCAGTTGGCGAAAGAGGTACACTTGAACCTATCGGTTTTCCACTTGATATTTTCCCATATATATGGGGACACTCCATACGCATACCTCAAAAAATATAAAATGAATTTAGCGGCCCAGTGGCTTTCGGAAAATAAGATGAAAATCGGTGATATTGCTTTGGAACTGGGATATAGCAATGCAAGTAAATTTGCGAAAGCGTTCCAATCAGTATATGGAATATTGCCAAAGGACTATCGAAAAAACAGCTAG
- a CDS encoding energy-coupling factor transporter transmembrane component T — MGNGKKSIFDPRAGLWILIAANIIAFSDHTLWVELALIALLLALMIVHRRFTMAVKWAVGYCALLVFQQVILPASPMIIATSFTIFATYTRRMFPCLMTGSLMLKCTPLRYLIVGLRQLHIPQKLIVAISVTLRYFPAIREEIGHIRDAMKLRNIRGLSRLECTVMPLMVSATETAEELSAAAVTRGIENPARKTSAVSLRLMPADLTGMLLVLALLIGSFVVQ, encoded by the coding sequence ATGGGGAACGGAAAGAAATCGATCTTTGACCCGAGAGCCGGACTGTGGATACTGATCGCCGCCAATATCATCGCGTTCAGCGACCATACTCTGTGGGTGGAACTGGCACTGATCGCTCTGCTGCTGGCGTTGATGATCGTCCACAGAAGATTTACAATGGCAGTCAAATGGGCTGTTGGGTATTGTGCCCTGCTGGTCTTTCAACAGGTGATCCTGCCGGCGTCGCCTATGATCATCGCCACCAGCTTCACTATCTTTGCCACCTATACCCGCCGGATGTTCCCCTGCCTGATGACCGGATCGCTGATGTTGAAATGCACCCCTCTGCGCTACCTGATCGTAGGGCTGCGGCAGTTACATATTCCCCAGAAGCTGATCGTGGCTATTTCCGTGACACTGCGGTACTTCCCCGCTATCCGGGAGGAGATCGGCCACATCCGGGACGCGATGAAGCTGCGGAATATCCGGGGGCTCAGCCGCTTGGAGTGTACGGTGATGCCCCTCATGGTGTCCGCTACGGAGACGGCAGAGGAGCTCTCCGCGGCGGCCGTGACCCGAGGAATCGAAAATCCAGCCCGGAAGACCAGCGCCGTGTCCCTGCGTCTAATGCCAGCAGACCTGACGGGGATGCTGTTGGTCCTGGCCTTGCTGATAGGCTCATTTGTGGTACAATAA
- a CDS encoding ATP-binding cassette domain-containing protein produces the protein MDGLIAEHISKTYAGAHGLSFAALRDVSIHLEPGSFTSLVGESGSGKSTLARLLVGLEPPDQGTISLDGEDTSGWSTEDWRKRRTKLQAVFQDASGTLNPMRSVRSNVEEAMVNLTSLSKRQRRERIGKLMELTHMEERLLEVPARQLSGGEQRRLSLVRAMSIRPKYLVLDEVLSGLDLISADAVMRVLEQYHREFDCAFLLITHDMDSAYRLSDTILTMQAGQIVRVGIKQ, from the coding sequence ATGGACGGACTGATTGCCGAACATATTAGCAAAACTTACGCTGGCGCACATGGGCTCTCTTTTGCCGCGCTCCGGGATGTGTCCATTCATCTGGAGCCCGGCTCCTTTACCTCCCTGGTGGGGGAGTCCGGCTCCGGGAAAAGCACCCTGGCCCGCCTGTTGGTCGGCCTGGAGCCCCCAGATCAGGGGACGATCTCTCTGGATGGAGAGGATACCTCCGGCTGGAGCACTGAGGACTGGCGAAAACGGCGTACAAAACTCCAGGCGGTCTTTCAGGATGCCAGTGGGACGCTGAATCCCATGCGTTCCGTCCGCAGCAATGTGGAGGAGGCGATGGTCAACCTTACCTCCCTCTCAAAGCGGCAGCGCCGGGAGCGCATTGGTAAGCTCATGGAGCTGACCCACATGGAGGAACGGCTTTTGGAAGTTCCCGCCCGGCAGCTATCCGGAGGGGAACAGCGGCGGCTCTCCCTGGTGCGGGCCATGTCCATCCGCCCCAAGTACCTCGTTCTGGATGAAGTGCTCAGTGGCTTGGATCTGATTTCCGCCGATGCCGTCATGCGTGTTCTGGAACAATATCACCGGGAGTTTGACTGTGCTTTTCTGCTTATCACTCACGATATGGACAGCGCCTACCGCCTGTCCGACACCATTCTCACGATGCAAGCCGGGCAGATTGTCCGTGTTGGCATAAAACAGTAA